A window of Rufibacter sp. LB8 contains these coding sequences:
- the tsf gene encoding translation elongation factor Ts, with protein MAITAQDVNRLRQETGAGMMDCKKALTEANGDFENAKDILRKQGQKIASKRADNATSEGAVLTQVNAEGTEGIVVALACETEPVSKVEDFKNLAQTVLAAAVSSKASSKEDLLASVQADGRALQDHLTDLMGKIGEKIDVVSFETVKAERVVAYNHSNGKLGVLVGLTNTGGKEVNDLGKDVAMQIAAMKPIAVDKDGVDSATVEREIEIGKEQARAEGKPEEMLEKIALGKLNKFYKESTLLNQEFVKDPSVTIAKLLDNANKGMTVTEFKRVAIG; from the coding sequence ATGGCTATTACAGCACAAGATGTAAACAGACTTCGCCAGGAAACTGGTGCCGGTATGATGGATTGCAAGAAAGCCTTAACTGAGGCCAACGGCGATTTTGAGAACGCCAAAGATATCCTTCGCAAGCAAGGTCAGAAGATTGCCAGCAAGCGTGCTGACAACGCCACTTCTGAAGGCGCTGTGTTGACCCAAGTAAACGCCGAAGGCACGGAAGGCATAGTAGTAGCCCTAGCCTGCGAAACCGAGCCGGTTTCTAAAGTAGAAGATTTCAAGAACCTGGCGCAAACTGTTTTGGCCGCTGCCGTTTCTTCTAAGGCTTCTTCTAAAGAAGATTTATTAGCTTCTGTTCAAGCTGATGGCCGTGCGTTGCAAGATCACCTGACAGACCTAATGGGTAAGATTGGTGAGAAAATTGACGTAGTTTCTTTTGAGACTGTGAAAGCTGAGCGTGTAGTTGCTTACAACCACTCTAACGGTAAATTAGGTGTATTGGTAGGTTTGACCAACACCGGTGGTAAAGAAGTAAACGACCTGGGCAAAGACGTAGCCATGCAAATTGCGGCCATGAAGCCAATTGCCGTTGACAAAGACGGTGTTGATTCTGCTACCGTTGAGCGTGAGATTGAAATTGGAAAAGAGCAAGCCCGCGCTGAAGGCAAGCCAGAAGAAATGCTGGAGAAAATTGCCTTGGGTAAACTGAACAAATTCTACAAAGAAAGCACTTTGCTGAACCAGGAGTTTGTGAAAGACCCATCTGTGACCATCGCTAAATTGTTGGACAACGCCAACAAAGGCATGACCGTTACGGAGTTCAAGCGTGTAGCTATTGGTTAA
- a CDS encoding RluA family pseudouridine synthase, producing the protein MKLPAFQDLIIFENDDYIVVNKPPFLATLEDRSFNASNLLTLARQYHDDAQACHRLDKETSGCLAIAKNPEAYRHLSMQFENRQVNKIYHAVAWGSYDFKDLLVDRAIQPGLKGIAKLAYKGKPAQTYFTTLEKFGRHTLLECRPITGRMHQIRLHLAFLKASIVHDEMYGGQPLYLSSLKRKFNLAKDTEEQPLIKRFALHSYQLGFTLMNGEPVLVTADYHKDFDVLLKLLRKNG; encoded by the coding sequence ATGAAGCTACCCGCTTTCCAAGACCTCATTATTTTTGAGAACGATGATTATATAGTGGTGAACAAGCCGCCGTTTCTGGCCACGCTGGAAGACCGCTCGTTCAACGCCTCTAACCTGCTCACGTTGGCCCGCCAATACCATGATGATGCCCAGGCCTGCCACCGCCTGGACAAAGAAACCTCCGGCTGCCTGGCTATCGCCAAAAACCCCGAAGCCTACCGGCATCTTTCCATGCAGTTTGAGAACCGGCAGGTGAACAAAATCTACCACGCCGTGGCCTGGGGAAGCTATGATTTCAAAGACCTTTTGGTAGACCGCGCCATTCAGCCCGGTCTCAAAGGCATCGCCAAACTGGCCTACAAAGGCAAACCCGCACAAACGTATTTCACCACATTGGAGAAGTTCGGGCGGCACACACTGTTGGAATGCAGACCCATCACCGGCCGCATGCACCAAATCAGGCTGCATCTGGCGTTCCTGAAAGCCTCTATTGTGCATGACGAAATGTACGGCGGCCAACCATTGTATCTCTCCAGTTTGAAACGTAAATTCAACCTGGCCAAAGACACTGAGGAACAACCCTTGATCAAACGCTTCGCGCTGCACTCGTATCAGTTAGGCTTTACCTTGATGAACGGTGAGCCCGTTTTGGTGACCGCAGATTATCACAAGGACTTTGACGTGTTGTTGAAGTTGTTGCGGAAGAATGGGTAA
- the rpsI gene encoding 30S ribosomal protein S9, which produces MEILNTSGRRKTSVARIYMTSGQGNITINDRDIKEYFPSEVLQTIVQQPLSLLELVGKYDIKANIKGGGVAGQAEALRLAITKALIEENAETRPALKKEGFVTRDPRMVERKKFGKRKARRSFQFSKR; this is translated from the coding sequence ATGGAAATTCTCAATACATCTGGTAGAAGAAAAACCTCGGTGGCGCGCATCTACATGACGTCAGGGCAAGGGAATATCACTATTAACGATAGAGATATTAAGGAATATTTCCCTAGTGAAGTATTACAGACCATCGTACAGCAGCCTTTGAGCTTGTTGGAGTTGGTAGGCAAATACGACATCAAGGCAAATATCAAAGGCGGTGGCGTTGCCGGTCAGGCAGAAGCCCTTCGTTTAGCTATCACCAAAGCGCTGATAGAAGAAAACGCCGAGACCCGTCCGGCCCTGAAAAAAGAAGGTTTCGTAACGCGTGACCCCCGCATGGTGGAGCGCAAGAAATTCGGTAAGCGCAAAGCTCGTCGCTCCTTCCAGTTCTCTAAACGTTAA
- a CDS encoding type II toxin-antitoxin system RelE/ParE family toxin, whose product MQYFQTRFLEEAEKFISQLDSKTIRKILYNIDLAEQTNDPKLFKKLQQDIWEFRTKYAGLQIRLLAFWDKTDGKETLVIATHGFIKKVDKVPTSEIDRAVRIKNKYFDIKQKK is encoded by the coding sequence ATGCAGTATTTTCAAACAAGATTTTTAGAGGAAGCTGAGAAATTCATTTCTCAGCTTGATTCCAAGACAATTAGGAAAATACTGTATAACATTGACCTGGCAGAGCAAACCAATGACCCAAAGCTTTTCAAGAAACTGCAGCAGGATATTTGGGAATTCAGGACAAAATACGCTGGCTTGCAGATAAGACTGCTTGCCTTTTGGGACAAAACTGATGGTAAAGAAACCTTAGTTATCGCAACACACGGTTTTATCAAGAAAGTAGACAAAGTTCCAACTAGCGAAATTGACAGGGCTGTGCGCATCAAAAACAAGTATTTTGACATCAAACAGAAAAAATAA
- a CDS encoding cell wall metabolism sensor histidine kinase WalK gives MATNSTQTNPPPAPRSKVRVSSQAIAIVISVLVAGIIGAYLFFSPQLSFRNQVLALALTFSSCFLLVYFSYEALIFREINSIYGGLEKFKRQEFKRMSNKFLFRPDPLKRIKDEIYLLAERNQKEIEELKRLQAMRREFLADVSHELKTPIFAAQGFIHTLLDGAMDDERVRDKFLQKAAKSLDGLDVLVQDLITISQLEKGVIKMKKSRFDLNELGQEVFEQLEGKAAARHMTLHLTNETTEQFLVTADRGRIKQVLINFIDNAIKYGLDHGNIWLSFQENKRKTWVTVRDDGPGIQKEHQTRIFERFYRIDKSRTKDASGGGSGLGLAISKHIVEAHNSGIGINSEIGVGTTLKFKLPKVKDAE, from the coding sequence TTGGCTACAAATTCAACACAGACTAACCCACCGCCTGCCCCACGGTCTAAAGTGCGGGTGAGTTCGCAGGCCATTGCCATTGTCATCTCAGTGCTGGTGGCGGGCATTATTGGTGCGTATCTGTTTTTCTCGCCGCAATTAAGTTTCAGAAACCAGGTGCTGGCCCTGGCGCTCACGTTCTCATCTTGCTTTCTGCTGGTTTATTTTTCGTATGAAGCCTTGATTTTCAGGGAAATCAACAGCATTTACGGCGGATTGGAGAAGTTCAAGCGGCAGGAGTTCAAGCGCATGAGCAACAAGTTTTTGTTCAGGCCAGACCCGCTCAAGCGCATCAAAGACGAAATCTATCTGCTAGCTGAACGAAACCAAAAGGAGATTGAGGAGCTCAAACGCCTGCAGGCCATGCGCCGTGAGTTTCTGGCAGATGTGAGCCATGAACTCAAAACCCCCATCTTCGCGGCGCAAGGTTTCATTCACACGCTCTTAGACGGCGCCATGGATGACGAGCGCGTGCGCGACAAATTCCTGCAGAAAGCCGCCAAAAGCTTAGATGGCTTAGATGTTTTGGTGCAGGACCTGATTACCATCTCGCAGCTGGAGAAAGGCGTGATCAAGATGAAAAAGTCCAGGTTTGATTTGAATGAACTGGGCCAGGAAGTCTTTGAGCAGCTGGAAGGCAAGGCGGCCGCGCGCCACATGACCTTGCACCTCACCAATGAAACCACCGAGCAGTTTCTGGTTACCGCAGACCGGGGCCGCATCAAACAGGTGCTCATCAACTTCATTGACAACGCCATTAAATACGGCCTGGACCACGGCAACATCTGGCTCTCTTTCCAGGAAAACAAGCGCAAAACCTGGGTTACCGTGCGTGATGACGGCCCCGGCATACAGAAAGAACACCAAACCCGCATTTTTGAGCGCTTCTACCGCATAGACAAAAGCCGCACCAAAGACGCGTCGGGCGGCGGTTCAGGCTTGGGCCTGGCTATTTCCAAGCACATTGTGGAGGCGCACAACTCAGGCATTGGCATCAACAGTGAGATTGGGGTAGGCACCACGCTCAAATTCAAGCTGCCCAAGGTGAAAGACGCTGAATAA
- the rplM gene encoding 50S ribosomal protein L13: protein MDHLSYKTLSVNKAAANKGWVVIDAGDSTLGRVASQIAMILRGKNKPSFTPNADCGDSVIVINSDKVRMTGKKWDKKTFVTHTGYPGGQKTFTPRELKAKSSTLLVERAVRGMLPRTRLGREQFRNLFVYAGAEHPHEAQQPVTVKLTK, encoded by the coding sequence ATGGATCATTTAAGTTACAAGACGTTATCAGTTAATAAGGCGGCCGCTAATAAAGGCTGGGTAGTGATAGACGCCGGAGACTCAACCCTTGGCCGCGTGGCCTCACAGATTGCCATGATTCTCAGAGGCAAAAACAAACCTTCTTTCACACCTAATGCAGACTGCGGTGATAGCGTAATTGTTATCAACTCAGACAAAGTTCGCATGACCGGTAAGAAGTGGGACAAGAAAACCTTTGTGACGCACACAGGCTACCCAGGTGGACAGAAAACCTTCACTCCGCGTGAGTTAAAGGCCAAGTCTTCTACCCTGTTGGTAGAGCGCGCGGTACGCGGTATGTTGCCAAGAACCCGTTTGGGCCGTGAGCAATTCAGAAACCTGTTTGTGTATGCTGGTGCTGAGCATCCACATGAAGCACAACAGCCAGTTACAGTAAAACTTACAAAATAA
- a CDS encoding helix-turn-helix domain-containing protein, whose amino-acid sequence MKSSSLSELKDKFIGKVGTQERDAYEYELHMEVLGKMIKAARQHRNLTQEQLGQLVGVQKSQISKLENSTNSATIDTVLKVFKALKAEINFNVKLEDNFVKLA is encoded by the coding sequence ATGAAATCTTCTTCTCTTTCTGAATTAAAAGACAAGTTCATTGGCAAAGTGGGTACGCAGGAGCGGGATGCTTATGAATATGAACTGCACATGGAAGTGTTGGGCAAAATGATAAAAGCGGCCCGCCAACATAGAAACCTTACCCAGGAACAATTAGGTCAACTGGTAGGCGTACAAAAATCTCAAATCTCCAAACTGGAGAACAGCACTAACAGCGCCACTATTGATACTGTTCTGAAAGTATTCAAGGCGTTAAAGGCAGAAATCAACTTTAATGTAAAGTTGGAAGACAATTTTGTAAAGTTGGCTTAG
- the rpsB gene encoding 30S ribosomal protein S2 has product MANTTYKELLDAGVHFGHLTRKWDPKMAPYIFMEKNGIHIIDLNKTLASLDEAISAIKQIAKSGRKILFVATKKQAQDIVAEEAKRLKMPYVTDRWLGGMLTNFQTVRKSLKKMSTIDKMVKENTAYAAMAKRERLMMSRERDKLDRVLGGIADLSRLPAALFIVDAKRESIAIKEAQKLNLPIFAIVDTNSNPELVDFPIPANDDASKSIALITALIGKAIEEGLSERKVDKDETEKKRSEEEGIQEKIEAE; this is encoded by the coding sequence ATGGCTAATACCACTTATAAAGAATTACTGGACGCCGGTGTACACTTTGGTCACCTTACCAGAAAATGGGATCCTAAAATGGCTCCGTACATTTTCATGGAGAAAAACGGCATCCACATCATTGACCTGAACAAAACCTTGGCGTCTTTAGACGAAGCAATCTCCGCTATTAAGCAAATTGCGAAGTCTGGCCGTAAGATTTTGTTTGTCGCCACCAAGAAACAAGCCCAGGACATTGTAGCAGAAGAGGCCAAGCGCCTAAAGATGCCCTACGTGACGGACCGTTGGTTGGGTGGTATGTTGACCAACTTCCAGACTGTACGTAAGTCTTTGAAGAAAATGTCAACCATTGACAAAATGGTAAAAGAAAACACCGCCTATGCCGCCATGGCAAAGCGTGAGCGTTTGATGATGAGCCGTGAGCGTGACAAACTTGACCGTGTGTTGGGTGGTATCGCTGACTTGTCTCGCCTGCCAGCCGCTTTGTTCATTGTAGACGCCAAGCGTGAAAGCATTGCCATCAAAGAAGCGCAGAAATTGAATTTGCCAATATTTGCGATTGTAGATACCAACTCTAACCCAGAGCTGGTTGACTTCCCAATCCCGGCGAATGATGATGCTTCTAAGTCTATTGCGTTGATCACCGCTCTTATTGGTAAAGCCATTGAAGAAGGTCTTTCTGAGCGTAAAGTTGACAAAGACGAAACTGAGAAGAAGCGTTCTGAAGAAGAAGGCATCCAGGAGAAAATTGAGGCTGAATAA